A DNA window from Calliphora vicina chromosome 1, idCalVici1.1, whole genome shotgun sequence contains the following coding sequences:
- the LOC135953158 gene encoding mediator of RNA polymerase II transcription subunit 13-like produces the protein MINHFFVVVAVVTGAGAGDDDVDIDVEMADVVVVVVLVAMYDTYITCLLLFLLASHRALADEDSSTETNEIIPREAIQKLDFSVRQALLRAIDKLEQEANEDADNENETNEDEDNKESTTIVPSSITIQSTTALPLATQTKDEILEESTSSSDIFPSVQFFTATYDEHSAQEQPLAVFIDKSKNKINKNLGSPVVVSTNVKEETKANNQAARSVSNTNVQTNEISLNTLDEIKFEIRNTKTNQKPSTTTETYVSSTTSTTTTPRPRTTKKRTTTTTTTTTTTTPRPTHNEDGENIEVVAKDDIRIQAAPLVSAFTVDLDELGTAKKVIPIIDRPAATAVTAIASTQRTSSIFQPPLFGPTITKLSVLPAEAQRTAALKLANNLPPAALPTQSTFSSSTVSNIFSNIVPTSGHYITKQPQNQQQQQQQQQGNNVNNYLYEKQRELEQQIYQLKLQAQQQQELIIRQLKLLEEQAKQRSNPTSATHLAQQQQHQLQQQPQHLPLVQLQQQQEPGFTIRPSVEFIPSTQSKLAPIFPTYSLEQQLPLKESNGKYINGVQQQQQQQQQNNGFSNSIVQPQNQQQQQQQQQQQPQQRLPIENNPIQHVFHKLQNLQTSNTQAASSISSIQIQPSNQLNIAPTFASLLPQVPAELSLVQPLPQRNYQQFQQNPLVPQYVTNALLERQQQQQQQQQQQQQQQQQQQQLQQNRARLFRQEGDTSNFGVNQVQIQPSNNIFSSYNQQQQQQQQQSTNNFDNQNFYRQHLIPSFSNQLQQNAQQFYQQQNQQQPQQQQLQQNTQTGNLNYNQRFHWNRFNSLKNNLDEFNIINKVLALNHGINNFAQQSLLPPSQSPAPGTQPLAQSARFNSNIF, from the exons ACATACATAACCTGCCTCTTACTATTTTTATTGGCCTCACATCGAGCTCTGGCAGATGAGGATAGTTCAACGGAAACCAATGAGATTATACCACGTGAGGCCATACAAAAACTAGATTTTTCAGTAAGACAAGCTCTACTACGTGCCATAGATAAATTGGAACAGGAAGCCAATGAAGATGCGGATAATGAGAATGAAACTAATGAGGATGAGGATAACAAAGAATCTACAACGATTGTACCTTCCAGCATAACCATACAAAGTACAACAGCTCTGCCGTTAGCGACACAAACCAAAGATGAAATACTGGAAGAGAGTACTAGTTCCAGTGATATTTTTCCTTCGGTGCAATTTTTCACTGCCACCTACGATGAGCACAGTGCCCAAGAACAGCCTTTAGCTGTTTTCATCGATAAGTCcaagaataaaattaataaaaatttgggttCTCCCGTTGTGGTGTCGACCAATGTCAAGGAAGAAACAAAAGCAAATAATCAGGCGGCCCGCAGTGTCAGCAATACGAATGTGCAAACtaatgaaatttctttaaatacttTGGATGAGATTAAATTCGAAATAcgtaatacaaaaacaaatcaaaaaccttCAACTACCACGGAAACGTATGTTAGTAGCACCACCTCAACAACGACCACACCTCGTCCCAGAACGACTAAGAAACGTACTACCACTACAACGACCACCACCACAACAACCACACCCAGACCCACCCACAATGAAGATGGTGAAAATATCGAAGTGGTGGCCAAAGATGATATACGCATACAGGCAGCTCCTCTTGTTAGTGCCTTCACTGTGGACTTGGATGAGTTGGGCACGGCCAAGAAAGTCATACCCATTATTGATAGGCCTGCAGCGACAGCAGTTACCGCCATTGCCAGTACCCAGAGAACCTCATCGATATTTCAACCACCCTTGTTCGGACCCACTATAACCAAATTAAGTGTGCTACCAGCCGAAGCTCAGAGAACAGCGGCTTTAAAATTAGCTAACAATTTGCCACCGGCAGCTTTGCCGACTCAGTCGACATTTAGTTCATCTACAGTGTCTAATATATTTTCGAATATTGTGCCCACATCTGGTCATTATATAACG aaaCAGCCACAgaatcaacagcaacaacagcagcagcagcagggCAACAATGTCAACAATTATTTGTATGAAAAGCAACGTGAATTGGAACAACAAATCTATCAATTAAAATTACAAGCCCAACAGCAACAAGAACTTATAATAAGACAACTGAAACTATTGGAAGAGCAGGCCAAACAGAGAAGCAACCCAACAAGTGCCACACATCTagcccaacaacaacaacaccagctccaacaacaaccacaacattTGCCTTTAGTTCagctgcaacaacaacaagagcCAGGATTTACAATAAGACCTTCTGTTGAATTTATACCAAGTACACAATCAAAACTTGCTCCCATCTTTCCGACATACTCATTGGAGCAACAATTACCCTTGAAAGAGTCAAATGGCAAATACATAAATGGtgtccaacaacaacaacaacagcagcaacagaaTAATGGATTTTCTAATAGTATTGTACAACCACAAaaccaacaacagcagcagcaacaacaacaacaacaaccacaacaacgATTGCCAATTGAAAATAATCCCATACAACATGTATTTcacaaattgcaaaatttacaaACATCCAATACACAGGCAGCATCCAGCATTTCAAGCATACAAATACAGCCATCGAATCAATTGAATATTGCACCAACATTTGCGTCATTGCTGCCACAGGTGCCAGCCGAATTGTCGCTAGTACAACCATTGCCACAACGTAATTATCAGCAATTTCAACAAAATCCTCTTGTACCACAATATGTGACCAATGCTTTATTAGAAcgccaacagcagcagcaacaacaacagcagcaacaacagcaacaacagcaacaacagcaacagcttCAACAAAATAGAGCTCGTTTATTTCGCCAAGAGGGCGATACCTCAAATTTCGGTGTAAATCAAGTACAAATCCAGCCCAGCAATAATATATTCTCATCATACaaccaacagcagcagcagcaacagcagcaatccacaaataattttgataatcaaaatttttatagacaACATTTAATACCATCATTTAGCAATCAATTACAACAGAATGCTCAACAATTTTATCAACAACAAAATCAGCAGCAACCACAACAACAGCAGCTGCAACAAAACACCCAAACAGGTAACTTAAATTACAATCAACGATTTCACTGGAATCGTTTCAAtagcttaaaaaataatttagatgaatttaatataattaataaagttTTAGCTCTTAATCATGGTATTAATAATTTTGCACAACAATCACTTCTACCACCATCACAATCTCCAGCACCAGGCACGCAACCACTCGCACAGTCAGCACGTTTcaatagcaatattttctaa